The Arachis hypogaea cultivar Tifrunner chromosome 14, arahy.Tifrunner.gnm2.J5K5, whole genome shotgun sequence genome has a segment encoding these proteins:
- the LOC140178767 gene encoding uncharacterized protein: protein MVESERLKFFRCKQPQLRVDKYKCLHENLIIGDVDAARLSKRIILPSTFTSGPRYAGYPSYFITMTCNPEWDEIKKEVTSIGLKAEDRPNILCRVFKIKLDGLIDDLKEEKIFGKILGYDIDKHITAEIPDENERPNLHGAIQNYMVHGPCGPYNKNSPCMKNGSCSKYTDNGQTVKKRECVLDNKFIVPYNPELLLKFGCHIKVEYTCQTSSIKYLFKYVHKGNDCVTVTLYNAGDLSEATQVVDEIRNYYNCRYISACEAVWRLFGYEIQEKEPFVIRLPFHLEDEQPLVSGETSNVNDIVERAISHKSMFLGWMAANMSYPYARSLTYLEFPTKFVWKDDSSKWFPRKKSFAIGRLTHVPAELTMSDDEIKQLCLMDIDNILHSYSKTLKDYPPMPLATEVDSSLLTESVIREDLNFNMDDLKKNASDMLAIATPEQRYAFDKIVTAVYYDEEGFSLCMVMGILEKYFSGTLCLLRFAQGVLKLTKNMRLSVGTTASDQDETEQFGEWLLKVGDGLIGDNMDGESEICLPGDIVIPSSD from the exons ATGGTGGAATCAGAGAGGTTAAAATTCTTTAGGTGTAAACAACCACAGTTGAGGGTTGATAAATACAAATGTCTACATGAAAATCTTATAATCGGGGATGTAGATGCTGCAAGGCTTAGCAAAAGAATCATTCTTCCCAGTACTTTTACCAGTGGACCTAG ATATGCAGGATATCCTAGCTATTTTATCACCATGACCTGTAACCCTGAATGGGATGAGATAAAAAAAGAAGTGACTTCCATTGGATTGAAGGCAGAAGACCGTCCTAATATATTGTGTCGAGTTTTCAAGATCAAGCTTGATGGTTTGATTGATGACCTAAAAGAGGAAAAAATCTTTGGAAAAATTTTGGGAT atgacatagacaaacatataacaGCTGAGATTCCTGATGAAAATGAAAGGCCAAATCTACATGGAGCTATTCAAAATTACATGGTACATGGTCCATGTGGTCCGTACAACAAGAATTCACCTTGCATGAAGAATGGATCATGTTCAAA GTATACTGATAACGGTCAAACAGTGAAGAAAAGGGAATGTGTACTAGACAATAAGTTCATTGTTCCGTATAATCCAGAATTGTTGCTCAAGTTTGGGTGCCACATAAAGGTGGAATATACATGTCAAACAAGTTCTATTAAGTATCTGTTTAAGTATGTACACAAGGGTAATGACTGCGTAACAGTTACTCTATACAATGCTGGTGATCTGTCAGAAGCCACACAAGTTGTTGACGAAATTAGGAATTACTACAATTGTAGGTACATTTCGGCATGTGAGGCAGTCTGGCGTCTATTTGGATAcgaaatccaagagaaagaaccATTTGTGATTAGACTTCCATTCCATTTGGAGGATGAGCAACCTTTGGTTTCTGGTGAAACTTCTAATGTGAATGATATCGTCGAAAGAGCAATATCTCATAAGTCCATGTTTTTGGGATGGATGGCGGCGAACATGTCATATCCCTATGCTCGAAGTCTGACTTATCTTGAGTTTCCAACCAAGTTTGTTTGGAAGGACGATTCTTCAAAGTGGTTTCCTCGAAAGAAAAGCTTTGCAATTGGAAGGTTGACTCATGTACCTGCAG AGTTAACAATGTCAGATGATGAGATTAAGCAGTTGTGCTTAATGGATATAGACAATATCTTACATTCCTATAGTAAAACCTTGAAAGACTATCCTCCTATGCCTTTAGCAACTGAAGTTGATAGTTCTTTGTTAACCGAAAGTGTTATTAGGGAAGATCTAAACTTTAACATGGATGATTTAAAGAAAAATGCCTCAGACATGTTAGCCATCGCAACACCTGAGCAGAGATATGCATTCGATAAAATTGTTACAGCTGTGTATTATGATGAAGAGGGTTTTTCTTTGTGTATGGTCATGGGGATACTGGAAAAATATTTCTCTGGAACCCTATGTCTGCTGAGATTCGCTCAAGGG GTTctcaaactaacaaaaaatatgagACTCTCTGTAGGGACGACTGCTTCAGATCAAGATGAGACAGAGCAATTTGGTGAGTGGTTATTGAAAGTTGGTGATGGTCTAATAGGTGACAATATGGATGGTGAATCTGAGATATGTCTTCCAggagatattgttattccttctTCGGACTAg